The DNA region aaaaaaaatctcaaaaagtACATCTCGAGATTATTCGATTTGTTGCGCAAACGAAGATTAATGCATCCGAAGGCCTGTGATGACTACCACCACAAATCATTTCAGATCtggataaaaaaatttgacACTAAAGGGTTGTAGATTAACAAATTGTGACATTCAAAAGAAATAGAGCTTAATTTCATCTTTTATTAGGTAGTTGATGTATAAATTCAATACAAAAAGTCTATAAAACAAAAAGGTGGcaatgaaaaaaagaagaaaagttcTCTAAACAACAACACTGTAAAAATGCTCCACATAACAATCCATCTATACCAAAAATtgaaatgaagaagatgaaacagAAACTGAAGGCTCAAATGGGATTTAACTTTGCTGTGTCATCTTGAAGAGGAACTGAAGGCTAGAATGGGCTTAACTTTGTTGTATCATCTTCTTGATTGAATTTAGAgcttttgttttccttttctgaGTCTTTCTAGTTCTGTTTCAGAATCTTTCAACTGTTCCCTTAAGAATGATACCTTCTTCTCCACCTCTTCAACTGTACCCTTTGGAGGTTGATATGGTGTCAGAAAAAAGCGAGAAAATGATTTCAGCGCTTCCACTCCACATACCTGCAGAATTAAAAACTCCATGAACATGTCTGAGAAAACTTAGTATGCACTATGATTGAAATTGCAGCCTTTGTATGAAAAAACCAACCAAAACCTTGTAATGTTAGGAAGCGACAAAATTTGTCAATTTGGCTTCACCTAAAAACATCAAGCCTTGGGTagaaataattatcaaacaaattaatccATTCTTTATGCATTCCAGAAGATGTTTACAGCTTATCAAGTACTAACTAGATTCAAATATTAAACCAAAGCaaactaaaaatattgaaatcaaCTGGTTATAGCTAACAAGAGATCAGAGAGCTTTTACCTCTTCCGGCAGCAATGGTAGCTTAGTGATATGAAAATCATCATATAACATGTAAAATTGATCAAGGTACTTTTGCTGCATCCTCATTCTAGCTTTCAGCAGTCTAGATTCAGTACCTACAATGGCAATACTATAGGTATCAGCTATCAATTAATAGTTGATTCCTTCACAAATCGGATAGCCCAACAAAAAAAGGGATCGGTGAGATACTGTATTAAGGTAATAAGTGCACCTTCTTCATCATAAAGCACTTGATTAATAATGATGTTGTGAGTATCTATCTCGAACTTAGTCAGCTCCTGCACAAGCCTCTCAGTTtcatatagagagagaaattcaGGAATGCATACACACACAAATGTTGTTAACTCCTGCAAAAAAATAGGGAAAAGAGAGGTCAAATGCAATTATTAACTTAACTCTAACCTATAAATAATAAACCTACAAGGTACATtcaatcattcaaaataaatcaaataaacagACAAGCTTCTACAAAAACCATGTTCTTCCTTTACTTTATcgttatttcaattatttagcTAAGCATTCCGAGATTATGAAATAGGCTCTCTACATAGTAAACACCAGCAGTCAAATTAGTCTAACAATATCCTTAATCAGTACTATCAATTTAAGATTTAGTAATACTAATGTTTCTCTTTTCATGTAGCATACTCAGTTTTTCACCTATAAGTACACTTTTGAATAAGAAAAAGTATAACATATAAATTAGGTTATACGTATcttatatatagaaatataCAGAATTAAACACAGAGCTTTGCGCTTGACTTTTGATACAAAAATTCAGGGTTCAAAATAAGTTCGGTCAGGCccttaatttaagtttaaacaAGTTCAAGGACAAAATACATTTATGTCTAACAACAGGCACATCGTTGGTGGTTTTGACGAGGAGTTCAGGTCCAACATTTCAGCTCAAAATATTTGACACcaaattggtaaaaaaaataacattatgtTTTCTGTCAAAAAAAGTcgtatgtaaaaataaaatcttaccGGATCCTTAAACTGCTTATTGACTTGCTCGATAATATATTTCATTCCCTCAAGTCTCCCCAAGAGCGCGTCCTCGCCAAATTCATCATCCACCCCAAACATACGAGTCATCTGTCATTATACATGATGAAATTTCAGAAGACAAATTATCTTACTAAAAAAGAAAAGGCAATTGAGAGATAAGTTGAGGAAACAGCGTGTTGTTCAAGAAATCGTAAACTAGCAACCCACACAATTGGCCTATAACTAGCAAGTAGCAACATAATACATGACAAAATCAACAACATTAATGGTAAGTCTGATCAAGAATGTAGTTCATCTTCCATGTAAGACAACATGGTATGTGGCTTCATAAACTTTGTAAGATCTCCACGgagatagatatatatatataacaaaagtTTTCAAACTTTAAGTTTGGGAGCAATTTCAAGAGAGGACAAATGAAACAAACATATTCTGAAAATACTCAGTATATCAGAAATTGTTACCATTCAAATCATGGCACAAATTTTCATTACCTGACTTAGCAAACCACCAAATTTATTCTTTAGTGACATCATTTTAGCAAGCCCCTTCTCTAATGTTGATGGAAATTGCAGCAACCGCAGAGTATGACCAGTAGGAGCTGTATCGAATACAATGACAGAATAATCCATTGTCTGCACTAATCTGAAGATAGAAATAGGAGagaaattaaacatttaatatatatatatatatatggcaaAAATAGATACAAACTTGAAAAATATCAAGGGTATCCATCTATATTAACCTCCTGTTGAAGTGATACAATGAAACTGCTATAATGACCTGGGAGTAATAGAAGCTACAAAGCCACCATTATGCCTACACCAAATTAACTACTTTGTACAACAAATAGCAATggggaagagagagaaactatAACAAGAGTATTCGACTAATTCATTTCATATCTACACAtaacaacttttattttatttatattactcTATTAATAACCACCACTTTATTTCCGCCAATTATCCAAACCAGTAGGCTTCCCAACCGCACACTTACACCATAGGGCGTTAACTCTAAAACCATATCCCCTTGTATCAAAATATAAGGACAAGGGGATTAAGATGCAATTGTATGTCTGTGTGAGCATACATAAATGTACATATTTGATGATATTATTCTGAAATGCTAAACAACTGTTTTGACTTTTAAACCTGTAATTGTCTTTTATTATTAACTATTACGGGCATCAACTTCTGCACATTTATACACATAAAAATTGCACATGTATGTTAAAGCGTCTAAAAGCTGTTAATTTATTTCCTTGGTCTGAAAGTGAAAGGGTGTTCAGAAGTGCAACATTGATATGTGGCCCTCACCCACCACCAGTAGTGGCCTATCAAAGTACTTTATCTCAAATAATATGACTATGTACAGGGAATGACAACAATATAAAGCTGTATGCCAAGTCAATCCAAaattctcttctcattttttattctaaaaatggGGTCCAAAGAGATTCAaatattttcctttattttccTGATTAAGCACACTATGTGATGAATCaagtttcttttttttctaaaaaaggGTTTATTTTTTTCAAGGAGATGATcaaacttctttagtaaatGTTGAAATGGAAAATACTATAGGTCTAGATCAGCATACGAGTTGGGATTGTCTAACCTTATTCAAAAACCTTTTGGATCCCCGTAGAAACAAGATAGAAGAGATATATTTAGAATTGTCAAAAACAACCTTATGGTCCACATTTTCATTCATgggtattaatatattgaagtattattaatatacatatatattaaaataaacaaaatatatacatatgatgtGAAATACTAGTGGTAAAAAATCTGTCAGCATCCTAGTCTTACCCAAAAAATGGAAAGCTGGAGTGTTATAGACTAAAGTAGAAAATTTCCCTTTTTGGGTTAAAATGGCATAGCCTCATAAATGTTTTAGGATCATGATCACAGTCACATATCTGACTCTAACTAATAGTAGGTTGTATTTACATATGCAAAACATAATCCACAGCATTGCCCCAAATATCAACAGTCATCCTTTCCTAGTCTTTGGATCTAGAAAAATAGGCTTACTTGAGCATCTCTGCAAAGCTCATTGCTTCATCAATTCCAGGGATGGCATTTGCTAAATCGGATATGAAGCCATCCATTCCATCTTGACCATTTGTCTCTTCACTCTCTACCGTCGGATCCACCTCCTATTGAGCCAGAAGAAAATGCAAGTTACTCATGAAAACAAAATGATGAGGTAGACTGAATTGATGCCAAATAAGAAGTAAATAGAACATCACTaaatattctttctttttttaagaagaagaagaagttaaaGCTTGCATTAGCAATGATAAGTGATATCAAAAACACAAGCAAATGAAGtatagaaagaaatgaaaaagagaaTCACTCAATATTTCAGATTTCtatgaatttaaatttccaGTTCTGGTTGCAGAAACTGATATAGATACTAGTAAAATGATTGTGGAAGAGAGACAGGGAAAGATTGGTAATTGATCAACAACCCGAGTAATTGAAAAAGTTTTTAGACCTAAATAAATGAAGAGCATAGATTATCGTACCATGGCGTACAAATTGGTGAAGCCATTAACGAGAGTAGGAGCTTTGGTGAACTTCTGCTGAAAAGCATCACTTAGATTGTGAGCGGGATCGGTGGAGATAATGAGAACGGATGAGCGAACCCTAGAGAGAAGGATCGAGAGAATTGAGCTACAAGTGGTTTTTCCGACACCACCTTTACCTCCGACGAATACCCATTTGAGACTATTTTGATCCAAAATGTTCTGCACTGAACCGACTGGCATCTCCTCGTTGGAAGCCATCTGCCAGCTCTCCACCTCTCCCCGTCTCGCCCCCAAACTTCCCTGCCGGAATGAATAAATCGACGACGAATGAtcagaacaacaacaacaacaacaacaactgaagAACAACAACAAGAGGAAGATTCGTGAGGAACTGGGTTGGGTTTCGTACTCTTGTCTTCGGCGGAGGTTATCTCTCCGATGagtctctctctcaaccttgtctaattttggattttattttataatatcaatatttcaactttaataataaatattttctaaataaattagaaggaaatatattaatgtttgtaaaaaaaaataataatatcatatttcagaaaacaaaaatatgtaaaaaaaacaaaaatcctaATCTAATCTAAGTAAAATTCAGTGatgcaataataatattagaatgTGAATAAATGATctagaatattatttttgtttttgtaattttgacaattttttaaacaaatttaattatgatatattgatacaaacttttttttattatatatttgtcagaactatattatataaaaataatttaaattataatataaaattaaaatactataatctggtttatgatatataaaataatttatatattataatttggacaatgatctttaaaaaattatataaaaaaattaaattttaattttatttttaataatttaattaccataaaataaaacagaaaataaatgaaaatatgtaaGCAATACAATATAGCTcaataattaaaagtatttatccataaattaatagttttatctttatttaacactttttatcataaaaaaatatattaatttataacataaaataaactatgaaaaaattacataatttttttaacaactaTGACTCACGACCctatttctatttaaaatatttattttaaataaaaattagaaaattgtattcggttaactttttaaataatcacaAATTATAACTTTATCAAAAATTCTATccttatttattcatttatcaactatttttattaggtcaaattattatttgtgattgaatttaaattacttTAGCTAAAACTTTTACATTGATATTTGAGTTTTTCTctttaacatttataattatttgatttttttacaaagaattaaataataataattatatttaatatttgacttaaagattatttaaataatcataattcaAAAACATCATATTATTCTTCctatgtgaaaaaaaaattatcatagaaaacaaaaatttaatatcattaataatgtaaaaaataatgtcaacCATAGTTAAATTT from Impatiens glandulifera chromosome 5, dImpGla2.1, whole genome shotgun sequence includes:
- the LOC124940004 gene encoding ATPase GET3A-like, which codes for MASNEEMPVGSVQNILDQNSLKWVFVGGKGGVGKTTCSSILSILLSRVRSSVLIISTDPAHNLSDAFQQKFTKAPTLVNGFTNLYAMEVDPTVESEETNGQDGMDGFISDLANAIPGIDEAMSFAEMLKLVQTMDYSVIVFDTAPTGHTLRLLQFPSTLEKGLAKMMSLKNKFGGLLSQMTRMFGVDDEFGEDALLGRLEGMKYIIEQVNKQFKDPELTTFVCVCIPEFLSLYETERLVQELTKFEIDTHNIIINQVLYDEEGTESRLLKARMRMQQKYLDQFYMLYDDFHITKLPLLPEEVCGVEALKSFSRFFLTPYQPPKGTVEEVEKKVSFLREQLKDSETELERLRKGKQKL